The following are from one region of the Oncorhynchus masou masou isolate Uvic2021 chromosome 24, UVic_Omas_1.1, whole genome shotgun sequence genome:
- the LOC135512498 gene encoding BLOC-2 complex member HPS6 — MMQRMLEQVTDFVDFTRGTDLNEYLRQTYSNNRSCKNNLSDVRVSPDGRHIHVILRKPKVGLMTFDKYQRPQQIQSQKHLDLGMTRAVPIVDIVYFDDKNRDGGVALLAVIFENGKAEFWKFLELKGGWHPLHTADLCNSPRAKVISVSASQNYIVWCEERPPSESSLLVNETHNFRYCICKRTYEVEEMAVSLGGMKIALHNNPRYSVISSGENVYLLPDLKDKSTMSLSKFFLMWSPRYDTFRVSSTCKGNLLQKDSPSTKESDFRRLITDCTGYLSALSPPDIYGYSPTGSGGLLLLLSTGWVSLLQKDGVLRQIYKLADNCLASSSAHNSLNVYQDTLALTIGRTLYLIDTTCGVELEKIALKREGLLYVNRTERQAPHLLLETGLFVVMLRDGDPWGHDSGPKQKTPSLGTGESISPAALLVEAVFEEACKYYQQRSLSSTRLTVEKLKRGGMFQAPITLANIVGDYLQSRGERGVELPQGGGRRGQEKLLGSLEAELKGLVSLEEVKGGLVKEREVEDVCESLVQQEVGRLLFSSELDRDSLLYLNSIFSLFPGQAWRATQSTLQLRCNGEGSLSSKVPPEVWKTVLSPVQAPTVTANLPYTNGNSQSKHKPPKPCPSTGSSFKLSPSLSSNSSPPAANSALPVFELLCHSVFCFQPSWLPRFLELAQQQQTSAGLGMGLGLGGSTWSYSGGRGFAENGESLPLYKRALSALPLPGPGSDLKQYPDYEQNQDLEVDLLLVSGRPNAVLQALRILMGRRQWERVTQVAQRFCRQSPLLNKEIFTTLLCEVAQHRDLDPYLDLLWALCPEDLTVTAILNIVLKNIPSSSSLSTSFSPSSNIPPSSPFADPQSSQLTFGLLKPLLSKVLQRETRPNQRYADILQSPSFPPPTPPRQAKGLPRSTTEPSIGLDQQHNDIISNMAAILDQHDPSKHRTVHGGRVTSTPNPD; from the coding sequence ATGATGCAACGAATGTTGGAACAAGTGACAGATTTCGTGGACTTTACTAGAGGTACAGATTTAAACGAGTATCTAAGACAGACGTATTCGAATAACAGAAGTTGCAAAAACAATCTATCAGATGTGCGCGTGAGCCCAGATGGACGCCACATTCACGTCATTCTCCGCAAACCCAAGGTTGGTCTCATGACTTTTGACAAATATCAGAGACCGCAGCAGATCCAGAGCCAAAAGCACCTAGATTTGGGGATGACTCGGGCTGTGCCCATTGTGGATATTGTATATTTTGACGACAAAAACAGAGACGGCGGTGTTGCCCTGTTAGCTGTCATATTCGAGAATGGAAAAGCAGAGTTTTGGAAATTTCTGGAACTCAAAGGGGGATGGCATCCCCTGCACACCGCGGACCTTTGCAACAGCCCCCGGGCTAAAGTAATCTCTGTCTCGGCCAGTCAGAACTACATCGTCTGGTGTGAGGAGCGGCCACCGTCAGAGAGTTCATTACTTGTCAATGAGACCCACAATTTCAGGTACTGCATCTGCAAACGAACCTATGAGGTGGAGGAAATGGCTGTCAGTTTAGGGGGCATGAAAATTGCTCTGCACAACAACCCCCGTTACAGCGTCATCAGCTCAGGTGAGAATGTTTACCTACTACCTGATTTGAAAGACAAATCCACCATGTCCCTCTCCAAATTCTTTCTCATGTGGTCCCCCCGGTATGACACATTCAGAGTGAGCAGCACCTGTAAAGGTAATCTCCTCCAAAAAGACTCACCTTCTACTAAAGAATCTGACTTTAGAAGGTTGATAACAGACTGCACGGGATACCTATCAGCCCTTAGCCCCCCTGATATATATGGCTACTCCCCCACTGGCAGTGGAGGCCTGTTACTGCTGCTCAGCACAGGTTGGGTCAGTCTACTACAGAAGGATGGGGTGTTAAGACAGATCTACAAACTAGCTGACAACTGCCTAGCCAGCAGCAGTGCCCATAACAGCCTGAACGTGTACCAGGACACCCTGGCTCTGACCATCGGACGGACCCTCTACCTGATTGACACTACGTGTGGTGTGGAGCTGGAGAAAATAGCCCTGAAGAGAGAGGGGCTACTCTACGTGAACAGGACCGAGAGGCAGGCACCACACCTGCTGTTAGAAACCGGCCTATTTGTAGTGATGCTCCGGGACGGCGACCCCTGGGGCCACGACTCTGGCCCAAAGCAGAAGACTCCGTCCCTGGGTACAGGAGAGAGCATCAGCCCTGCGGCTCTACTGGTAGAGGCTGTGTTTGAGGAAGCCTGTAAGTATTACCAACAGAGAAGTCTTAGCAGCACTCGGCTCACTGTGGAGAAGTTAAAGAGAGGAGGGATGTTCCAGGCTCCTATCACTCTGGCAAACATCGTTGGAGACTACCTCCAGAGCAGGGGGGAAAGGGGAGTGGAGTTACCccagggaggaggcaggagaggacaggagaagctGCTCgggtccctggaggctgaactgAAGGGGCTGGTCTCCCTAGAGGAGGTGAAGGGGGGAttggtgaaggagagggaggtggaggatgtGTGTGAGAGTCTAGTGCAGCAGGAGGTGGGGAGACTCCTCTTCTCGTCAGAGCTCGACCGAGACTCTCTACTCTACCTCAACTCCATCTTCAGCCTGTTCCCCGGTCAGGCCTGGAGGGCCACACAGAGCACTCTGCAGCTACGCTGCAACGGAGAGGGCTCTCTCTCCTCTAAAGTGCCCCCGGAGGTCTGGAAGACTGTCCTCAGCCCTGTACAGGCCCCCACTGTCACCGCAAACCTGCCCTACACCAATGGCAACAGCCAGTCTAAACACAAGCCACCCAAACCTTGCCCCAGCACTGGCTCTAGTTTTAAACTTAGCCCCAGCCTTAGCTCCAACTCCAGCCCACCTGCCGCTAACTCGGCCCTGCCTGTCTTCGAGCTCCTGTGCCactctgtcttctgtttccagCCTAGCTGGCTGCCCAGGTTCCTGGAGCTGGCCCAGCAGCAGCAGACCTCTGCAGGCTTGGGGATGGGTCTAGGCCTTGGTGGCTCCACCTGGAGCTACTCTGGAGGTAGGGGATTTGCAGAGAATGGAGAGAGCCTCCCCCTGTATAAACGCGCCCTTTCAGCTCTGCCTCTACCTGGCCCCGGATCAGACCTGAAACAATACCCAGATTATGAACAAAACCAGGACTTGGAGGTGGATCTCCTTTTGGTGAGTGGTAGGCCAAACGCTGTCCTCCAGGCTCTGAGGATCTTGATGGGGAGACGACAGTGGGAGAGGGTAacccaagtggcacagcggttCTGCAGGCAGAGTCCCTTACTGAACAAAGAGATCTTTACTACCTTACTGTGTGAGGTGGCCCAGCATCGAGACCTGGATCCATACCTAGACCTCCTCTGGGCTCTGTGTCCTGAAGATCTTACGGTCACAGCCATACTTAACATTGTGCTGAAAAATATACCCTCATCATCTTCCTTATCTacatccttctccccctcctcaaatatccctccctcctctccctttgctGACCCCCAGTCCAGCCAGTTGACCTTTGGGTTGTTGAAGCCGTTGCTCAGTAAggttctacagagagagaccaggcccAACCAGCGATATGCTGACATCCTCCAGTCGCCCTCGTTCCCCCCTCCCACACCCCCTCGTCAGGCTAAAGGACTGCCTAGGTCCACCACCGAGCCTAGCATAGGCTTAGATCAGCAGCACAATGATATCATCAGCAACATGGCGGCCATCTTGGATCAACACGACCCATCTAAACACAGGACTGTCCACGGGGGCAGGGTGACATCCACTCCGAACCCCGACTGa